From Pseudomonadota bacterium:
CGTGACCTCGGAAGAGTCGGTCGCGGCGTTCGGTCGGGTCTGCGAAATGGCCACCGCCGCCGGAACGCCGGTCAGCCTGACGTTAGCGGCGGCCTGGGGCTGCCCCTTCGAAGGTCTCGTCGAGCCGGCCCAGGTCCTGCGGCTGCTTGAGGCCTGTCTGCCGTTTGGGCCGAGCGAAATCGGTTTGGCTGACACGATTGGCGTTTCGGTGCCTCGCAAGGTCACCGCGCTCGTGAAGGATGTTCAAGGTATGGCCGGTGAGCTGCCGCTGCGCTGTCATTTTCACAATACCCGCAACACCGGGATCGCTAACGCGCTGGCCGCGGCTGATGCCGGCGCACAGCGTCTCGACGCGAGCACGGGCGGTATCGGCGGTTGTCCGTTTGCGCCGGCGGCAACCGGCAACGTGGCCATGGAAGACATGCTCTACGCCCTGCACAACTCCGGCTTTGAGACCGGCGTCGATCTCGAAACCGTTCTTGAGACAGCCAAGTGGCTCGACGGCGTCATGGGCAAACCGATGCCCAGCATGCTCTCTCGCGCCGGCGACTTTCGATTTGAAGCCCGAACCTGACCGTCGGGCCTGCGTGTACTAACAAGAAGGAATCTACATGCCCATCGTCAACGTCAACAATCACGACATGTACTACGAGATCATCGGTGAGGGAGACCCGGCTATCTGTATGGGCGGCTGGGGAACGTACTGTCATGGCAATGAACGCAACCTTGCCCAGGGGCTGACCGAGCGCTACCAGACGCTCATCATCGACTACCGGGGGATCGGCGAGTCGACGGACGATCTGTCAGAGCCTGCAACCATGAAGCTGCACGCGCAAGACGTGATTGCGCTGCTGGACCACCTCGGCTGGAGCAACGTCCACTTCATCGGGCTGGTAGGTATGGGTGCCTGCGTGGCTCAGGAGGTCGCGATCCAGCGACCTGAGCTGGTCCGGTCAATGGTCAACATGGGCTGCTGGGCCGCTGTGGATCCAATGCTGCAGGATCAGCTGGAGCTGTTCAGGGACGTCCATCGGGATATGGGCTTTGCGGCCTTTCAAAAGCTTGTATGCGTCTTTTCCTTCCGCAACGACTTCTACAACAAAAACCGCGACCGGCTGCTCGGTGAGCAGGGGCCCTGGTCTGAGCTGATCGGGCGAGAGACGGCCCACGCCCGCCTCGTGGACGCGTGCATCAGCCACGATGTACGCAACCAGCTAAGTCAGGTCAAAGCCCCCACGCTCATGGTGCATTCGGGCATGGACGTGATTACCACACCGAAGTACACCAGGGAGATCGAGTCACTGCTGCCCAACGCCGAAGGCGTCGACATGCCGGAAGTTGCGCACGTCGTAGCTGGGAAGGAGCAGAAGATCGCCTTCTGCGAAATCCTTTTCTCCTTTCTCGACAAGCATTAGGGGATCACGTGGCGGACGTATCTGCCGACCGCCGCCGTTCGAGCACCCAAACGCCGAGCACAATCATGGCGCTGCCCAGAAGCTGCAGCGGGTGCATGATTTCGTCGAGAAAGAGATAGGCCAGAATCACGGTGGCGGCGGGGCCCAGCGTGCTGATCATGCCGCCGCGCGTGGCGCCGATGCGCGCGACCCCCTGGCCCATCAGCACCAGCGGCAGCACCGTCACGCCGATCACCATCAACCCCATGAGCCACCAAAACTCCGTGTCCAGGTCCGCGAGCAGCGTGAAGTCTGCAAACACGACCAGATGGGCGCCAAACCCCAGGCCCGCCGCGGTCATGGCCCAGGTGGTGAACTGCAGGGCACCCATGACCGGCGCGACCTTGCCGTTCACCAGGTAAAATGCGGCAACACCCACCGCCGAAATCAGCACCAGCGCAGCGCCGGCTAGATTCCCTTTGAGAAGGTTGCCGTCGAACGCCCCCACTGCCAGCAGCACCCCGAGATAGGTCAGCACTAGCGACCAGCCAACGGTAGGAGAGGGCAGCCTGCGGGTGCGGAGGATTTCATAGCTCACGATCAGGATCGGATAGCTGAAGAGAATGACGCGCTCTAGCGACGCGTCGATCAACGTCAGCGCGTAAAAGTCCACGTAAGCGCCGACGTAGTAGCACGCAAACCCCATGCCCAGGGCGGCCCACAGGTGCGCGGGCTGCACCGACAGCATCCGCTCCGCGCCGGTGCGCCACAGCGCCCAGGCCCAGAAGCCAAAGATGGCCAGCACCGAGCGGACGCCAGCCACAATCGTGGCGTCGGCTCCCTGGTCGTACATGAGCTTGGCCACAATGCCTTTGGCCGACAGCAGCAGCGCGCCCAGCGAGACGCAAACCACGCCGATTAGGCTGGCTGTTTTTAAATGTCCGGACATTTAACTATACTGGCACAGAACAGGCAGGGAGACACCGATGACGCGATCGATGGCGCTGGTAGGTTTTGTTCAGGCGCAGAACTGCTCCAACTATGCGGCGTCCTGGCGCCACCCTGAGGCGGCCCATGACTTTTTGACGCTGCCATATTACCAGCGCATCGCTAAAACGCTGGAGGCCGGAAAGTTCCAGCTGATGTTCTTCGATGACCGCCTGGCCATGCCCGATATCTTTGAAGGGAGCCACGCCGAGTCGGTCCGGCATGGCGTGAGGGTCGTCAAACTCGATCCGCTGGTGGTGCTCTCGACTTTGGCGGCCGGCACATCGCGGCTCGGCCTTGGGGCCACCATGTCGACGTCCTACTACCCGCCGTTTCACGTCGCGCGGTCGTTTGCCACGCTGGATCACCTGAGCAACGGCCGTGCCGGCTGGAACGTGGTGACCTCCCTGAACGATTCTGAAGCGTTCAACATGGGCGCTACAGGCTCGATTGCTCACGACACGCGCTACGATCGATCGGACGAGTATATGGAGGTGGTGCTGGGGCACTGGAACGCCTGGCAGGCAGACGCGTTAACGTTGGATCGCAACAGCGGCGAGTTTGCGGACCCGGAGAAAGTGTCGCGGCTGGATCACGTCGGCGACTATTTCCGCTCACGCGGCCCGCATACGGTGCCGCGCACTCCACAGGACCACCCGCTCATTATCCAGGCGGGTCAAAGCGGTCGCGGTCGGGAGTTTGCGCTGCGCTGGGCGGAGCTGATTTTTGCCATCTTCCCCAACCTGGACTTTGCCAAACGTGTCTACGGCGAAATCGAGGCCCAGGCCCTCGCCACGGATCGGGACCCCAATTCTTACCGTATCGCTCCGCTCATCTATCCGATTGTGGCCGAATCGCAGGCGGAGGCCGAGGACAAGGCGGCCCTGATCGAGTCGCTGGCCGAGCCCATCGACGGCCTCGCGCTGTTATCTGAGGCGTTGAATTTTGATTTTGGCAGCAAGGGCTTGGACGAGCCTTTCAGCGACGAGGAGCTCGACGCCATCGGCGGCCTGCGCTCGATTCGTGACCGGGTCGTCAAGCTGTCCGGCAAGGCCAACCCGACCGTCGCGGAGTTTGTGAAATTCAGCGCGCGGGGGACAATCAAAGAAGCGCCAAACTTCATCGGTTCACCCAAGCAGGTGGCAGACGGCCTGGAACAGTGGTTCACCGAAAAAGCCTGTGATGGCTTTGTCGTCGGCGCCAGCCACGTTCCCGGAGCCTACGCCGATTTTGTGGAGCTTGTGGTGCCCGAGCTGCAGCGCCGCGGCTTGTTTCACAAGGAATACCCGGCGAGCACAGTGCGCGAAAATCTGGGGTTCAGCGGCTACCGGATGGCATGAGGACGTTAGCGCGCGCCGTACAGGGAGAACGCCGCCCAAAAGAAGGGGTGACGTTGGGAATTGTCGAAGCCGCTGCGCAGGCGCTGGATGAGCGATGGGCGGAGAAACTCCAGCTGCGCCTGGCGCAATGCCTGCACGTCGTCCATGCCCGCCGCTCGATGCTCGTAGAAAGACGTCATGAGGCCCGCGGTAGCGCGGTCTGACACCGGCCACAGGCTGGCCAGGACGCGCTGAGCCCCGGCTACGCCAAAGGCCCGGGTCAGCCCCATCAGGCCTTCACCGCCAGCGCCTTCACCCAGCGCCGTAGCGCAGCCTGAAAGGGTGACCAGCTGCGCCTTCAGATCCAGGTTTTCCAGCACCTCCCAGGCCATCAGTCGCCCGTCATGCTGTTCATCACCCTTAAGCTGAAGGTAGGACTCCATGGGTGGGTCGACCTGGGTCACGGCATGTGCAGCCACATGCAGCACATCGGCACCGCCGGCACCCTTGCGGAAATTGCTTTCGCTGGCCTGACTGTCAAGAAACAGCTCGGGTTCCCGGAAGTGGCGCGCAATCTGGGTAACCTCCCGGCGCGCACCGGGCAGCGACGAACCGTTGCGGGGCACAACGTCCCGAGTCAGATCTGAACCGCTGTCCGGGCCGGTCAATGCGCCCGGATCAGCGAAGGCCAGCAGCGTTTCCTCATCTGCGGGCGGGCGCTCCTGCTGAAAAGCAGTTGCAGACCACCCGAGCTGCACCTCAAACCTTTCCAGCAGATACGCGTCCTCGACGATCAGCGCTGCGATGGGCGTCAGCCACAGCTCACCGTCGGGAACCACAATCAGTCTCGACACATCGCCCAGCACCGGCAGGAGTGGGGCGATCAGGTCTTCGCCCAGGTCCTCAAGGTGTTTTTTGAGCGCCGCTTCTCCGGCCGCCCCCATGTCCGGGACAGCCATCAGGACCCGAAGCTGACCGACAGATTTGGCAAGCTCCTGACGCGACAGAGGCAGCTGGTGGTGGCTGAGCTGCCCGTCAGCGTCGATCAGGAAGGTGTCGGTGTGCCCAGGCTGCGACACGTAGCTGATCAGCACGTGCCCAGGACCGAGAGACTTCGCCACTTCGGCCGGCGTTGCCGCCTGAGGGGCAATCACGGCACCGGCCTCCCCCGTGCTGCGCAGCTCATCACCGGTGCTGCGCCATTTCTGACGGGCATCGAGTACGGTCTGAGCCAGCATCGCGAGGTCCCCGTCCGGCCCTGCCTCGGCCGCGGCCTTGAGCGCTGCTTCGTAGTCCGATTGTGCTGACTGCCATTGCCTTTTCATGTCCTCCGGCAAGCGGCTGGTCAGGGCTGCGGGGCGCGATCCGAGCACGGCAAGAAAACTCTGGGCCCGGTAGCGTTCGGAAACCGCAAATGCGGGGCCGGTATTGCCTTCCTCCAGCTCCGCCTCGATCAGCCGGCGGAAGAAGTGTCCGTAGTAGTCTCGAAACCGGCTGACCGCGCCGTCGCCGCCGCCGAGTCTGGCCTGCAGGGATTCAACAATATCCACCGCCTCTCGATAAAGCGGCAGCGCGGGACTACCCTCGCCGCTGTGTAGCTCGCCCAGGTCAAAGGCGGCCTCGGCGTGCAGCTGGCTTTCCGGGAAGATTCGTCGAGCCATCTCGAGCGCCTCTTCAAGCCCTGATCCTGCAGCGGCCAAGTTGCCACTACGCAAATACAGCTGCCCCAGCTTGTGAAGTGCCGTTGCCGTGAGGTAGCTGTCAGGCAGGATCTCTCGGTATAGCTCCACAGCCTCCAGCTCGTTGGCAATCGCCTTGGCCATGTCGCCCGCGGCCTCATACGTGAAGGACAGGCTGTGCAGCGTTCGGGCCTCGTCCTCGGTGCCGGGGACAAGCTGTCGCTGAAGCTGGAGCACCGTAGCCAGCATCTCAGCGGCCTCTGCATGGCGCTGCTGACGGGATAGGGTCAGGGCAATGTTGTAACGGGTCCGCGCAACCACCGGGCTGACCGGATTCCTGGCCTCAAATCGCGTGAGGGCTTCGACGTAAAGCGAACGGGCAAAGCCGTAATCCTGGCGCAGGTAGTAGATAAACGCGAGATTGTTGCGAAAGCCCGCCGAATTGACCCCGCCTGGTTCCAGCTCATCAGCCAGCGCAATGGCCTCTCTTATCAGTGCCTCTCCATCGGTGACGTCATGGGTGCGCGCGACCGTATAGCCGAGGAAATTGATGACCTTGGCTTCGACGATGGTATGGGGAGCGAAGTCGCGGGCCAGCTCCAGCGCCTCGTTACCAAGGGTGATCGCCTCGTCGAAGCGCCCCCGGATGGAGCTGATCTGCCCGAGTCCCCGGAGCGCTGACGCCGCGAGAGGCTGGCGGGCAGGGGTATTACGGATCACCGCGATCGCCTCGGTGAAGGCCGCTTCCGCCGCCGGCAGCTGACGCTGGTCGAAGTAGGTAAATCCCATCCGGGTATGCAGCTGCATCTCGTGCTGCGGCGCCGGCAGGTCCTGCCAAAACTCCAGGGCCTGGTGAAAATAGGACAGCGCTTCATCCAGCCGGGCGTCGGCGGTCAATACTTCCCCCAGCCTCGCCTTGAGCAGAGCAACCTGAGCCGGCGCGTTTGTCGCGGCCAGCGCGAGCGTCCACGGCCGTTCAGCGCTGGCCAGGTCTCGCTGCCGCCGGAAGTGGTCCCCCGCCTGCCACAGCACCGCCAGGCGTGCCGCTGGGTCGCTCAAGACGCTTACGTCCGGCAGCAACGTTTCGAGATTACCCGCGGTCAGTTCGGGGATGCGCCGCAGCAGCTCGGCTCGCGGGGTGGTGTCAGCCGCCAGCGGGCCGGTTGTCATGCCCCAGACGCCCGGTTCAAGGTTCAGCGTCAGCGACTCGGTGCCCCGTTTGACGGTCAACTCACCGCCGCTCAGGCGGCTGCCAGCCTCTTCGGCGAGCAGCACGTCGAGAGGCCAGTCGAGCGGTCGCTGTTCACTCTGGCGTGCCCAGCTCAGCAGCACGTCGCCGGGCACGATTCCGGCTTGCGCTGCCGCCTGCCCTGACTGTACGTCCAACACCAGCACCGCCGCCTTAAGCGGGACGGCGGTCAGGGCCAGCAGGATCAACAGAGCAGGCCGCAGCCGCTGCCGCGGCGCGCCGGTCACGGAATCTGAAACCATTGGGGACCGGCGACGACAGCCCCGCTGGCGTCCTCCAGCTGCCACAGGTAGGTATTGTCCTCACCCGCGGCGAATTGCTGCGGCAGGTCCAGCGGGGGGCTGGTCAGGTCAGACAACCAAAGCGTCTCGGCGGAAGCGTTCATCAGCCGCACCCGTCGCAGGGCACGATCGGCTGGCAGGGGCCAGCTGAAGAGCGCGGTCGCGTCCTGCACAACCGCCCCGGGGGAGGGCGTGAGCTCGGTTTGAGCCGCACGCAGCGTATCTTGCGGAGGTTCACCGCCAAGCAAAAGGAAAGACGCCAGCGCAACCGCTGCCACGGCGGCGGCGGCCGCGGCCAGCCAGCGCGGCTGCGCGCCGCCAGGCGAAGCTGAATCGGGCTCCAGCGCAATGGCGACGGCGCGGGCACTCTCCGCGTTGCGTTCCAGGTGATTGAGCAGAGCCTCCCGCCGCTCAGGTGGAAGGGTCTGGTCCACTAATGCTGCCAGCTCCTCGGCGGTCGGCGCATGGGTGTCCCGCTGGCCGATCAGCCTGGACAGCTCCTCCTGACTAACTTTCAAGGTTTATTCCTCGCTTGCCAAGCTCGCTGCGAAGCTGCTCCAGGCCACGGTACACCAGATTACGGGCCTTCGCGCTGGACCAGCCGCACAGCGTGCCGATCTCGTTGACCGCCAGTCCGTGAAGGCGCAGCGACACCGCGCGTCGGCGGTTGGCGCTCATCGACTGGAGTGCCGATTCGGCGGCGGCCGATAATTCCTGCATCCGCTGCTGGCCCTGCACCGGGTCGGCGAGGCCTTCGTTGTTGGTGCCTGTATGCATCTGCTCGTTGAACTCTCCGCCCCGGCGACTGGTCTCGCGCGCCTGGGCGCGGCGAACCGCGTCGATCAGGGCACTGTTGACGA
This genomic window contains:
- a CDS encoding LLM class flavin-dependent oxidoreductase, with the protein product MTRSMALVGFVQAQNCSNYAASWRHPEAAHDFLTLPYYQRIAKTLEAGKFQLMFFDDRLAMPDIFEGSHAESVRHGVRVVKLDPLVVLSTLAAGTSRLGLGATMSTSYYPPFHVARSFATLDHLSNGRAGWNVVTSLNDSEAFNMGATGSIAHDTRYDRSDEYMEVVLGHWNAWQADALTLDRNSGEFADPEKVSRLDHVGDYFRSRGPHTVPRTPQDHPLIIQAGQSGRGREFALRWAELIFAIFPNLDFAKRVYGEIEAQALATDRDPNSYRIAPLIYPIVAESQAEAEDKAALIESLAEPIDGLALLSEALNFDFGSKGLDEPFSDEELDAIGGLRSIRDRVVKLSGKANPTVAEFVKFSARGTIKEAPNFIGSPKQVADGLEQWFTEKACDGFVVGASHVPGAYADFVELVVPELQRRGLFHKEYPASTVRENLGFSGYRMA
- a CDS encoding hydroxymethylglutaryl-CoA lyase; this encodes MSRIEVIEVGPRDGLQSELEIVSTSDKAEFVRRSLEAGIRRLEVTSFVHPKRVPQMADAEDLMATAPRTDDSCFIGLALNERGCQRALDAGCDMVGFVVVSSNTFNQRNQGVTSEESVAAFGRVCEMATAAGTPVSLTLAAAWGCPFEGLVEPAQVLRLLEACLPFGPSEIGLADTIGVSVPRKVTALVKDVQGMAGELPLRCHFHNTRNTGIANALAAADAGAQRLDASTGGIGGCPFAPAATGNVAMEDMLYALHNSGFETGVDLETVLETAKWLDGVMGKPMPSMLSRAGDFRFEART
- a CDS encoding alpha/beta hydrolase; translated protein: MPIVNVNNHDMYYEIIGEGDPAICMGGWGTYCHGNERNLAQGLTERYQTLIIDYRGIGESTDDLSEPATMKLHAQDVIALLDHLGWSNVHFIGLVGMGACVAQEVAIQRPELVRSMVNMGCWAAVDPMLQDQLELFRDVHRDMGFAAFQKLVCVFSFRNDFYNKNRDRLLGEQGPWSELIGRETAHARLVDACISHDVRNQLSQVKAPTLMVHSGMDVITTPKYTREIESLLPNAEGVDMPEVAHVVAGKEQKIAFCEILFSFLDKH
- a CDS encoding RNA polymerase sigma factor; its protein translation is MRGKKEQEFEALWQRHGPGVRARLVNQRLLDPAIDVDDIEQEVRIRLWRVLQTETQVNHAASYLRTVVNSALIDAVRRAQARETSRRGGEFNEQMHTGTNNEGLADPVQGQQRMQELSAAAESALQSMSANRRRAVSLRLHGLAVNEIGTLCGWSSAKARNLVYRGLEQLRSELGKRGINLES
- a CDS encoding CHAT domain-containing protein, which translates into the protein MVSDSVTGAPRQRLRPALLILLALTAVPLKAAVLVLDVQSGQAAAQAGIVPGDVLLSWARQSEQRPLDWPLDVLLAEEAGSRLSGGELTVKRGTESLTLNLEPGVWGMTTGPLAADTTPRAELLRRIPELTAGNLETLLPDVSVLSDPAARLAVLWQAGDHFRRQRDLASAERPWTLALAATNAPAQVALLKARLGEVLTADARLDEALSYFHQALEFWQDLPAPQHEMQLHTRMGFTYFDQRQLPAAEAAFTEAIAVIRNTPARQPLAASALRGLGQISSIRGRFDEAITLGNEALELARDFAPHTIVEAKVINFLGYTVARTHDVTDGEALIREAIALADELEPGGVNSAGFRNNLAFIYYLRQDYGFARSLYVEALTRFEARNPVSPVVARTRYNIALTLSRQQRHAEAAEMLATVLQLQRQLVPGTEDEARTLHSLSFTYEAAGDMAKAIANELEAVELYREILPDSYLTATALHKLGQLYLRSGNLAAAGSGLEEALEMARRIFPESQLHAEAAFDLGELHSGEGSPALPLYREAVDIVESLQARLGGGDGAVSRFRDYYGHFFRRLIEAELEEGNTGPAFAVSERYRAQSFLAVLGSRPAALTSRLPEDMKRQWQSAQSDYEAALKAAAEAGPDGDLAMLAQTVLDARQKWRSTGDELRSTGEAGAVIAPQAATPAEVAKSLGPGHVLISYVSQPGHTDTFLIDADGQLSHHQLPLSRQELAKSVGQLRVLMAVPDMGAAGEAALKKHLEDLGEDLIAPLLPVLGDVSRLIVVPDGELWLTPIAALIVEDAYLLERFEVQLGWSATAFQQERPPADEETLLAFADPGALTGPDSGSDLTRDVVPRNGSSLPGARREVTQIARHFREPELFLDSQASESNFRKGAGGADVLHVAAHAVTQVDPPMESYLQLKGDEQHDGRLMAWEVLENLDLKAQLVTLSGCATALGEGAGGEGLMGLTRAFGVAGAQRVLASLWPVSDRATAGLMTSFYEHRAAGMDDVQALRQAQLEFLRPSLIQRLRSGFDNSQRHPFFWAAFSLYGAR
- a CDS encoding DMT family transporter; the encoded protein is MSGHLKTASLIGVVCVSLGALLLSAKGIVAKLMYDQGADATIVAGVRSVLAIFGFWAWALWRTGAERMLSVQPAHLWAALGMGFACYYVGAYVDFYALTLIDASLERVILFSYPILIVSYEILRTRRLPSPTVGWSLVLTYLGVLLAVGAFDGNLLKGNLAGAALVLISAVGVAAFYLVNGKVAPVMGALQFTTWAMTAAGLGFGAHLVVFADFTLLADLDTEFWWLMGLMVIGVTVLPLVLMGQGVARIGATRGGMISTLGPAATVILAYLFLDEIMHPLQLLGSAMIVLGVWVLERRRSADTSAT